The following are from one region of the Thermococcus cleftensis genome:
- a CDS encoding alpha/beta hydrolase, producing the protein MIVGLLLALFLLVLVFLAFVGYKMVKPPRFVGEWTPRELGFDYDEVTIETRDGLRLSGWWVPNGEKTVIPLHGYTRSRWDDVYMKQTMEFLLNEGYSVLVFDFRAHGKSEGKYTTVGDRELIDVLSAIDWLEKNHPEKAGRIGLVGFSMGAVVTIRALAEDERVACGVADSPPIDLDRTGARGLRYFASLPEWLYHLVKPFTKLFSGARELNMLEYADRVSKPLLLIAGEKDPLVKVEEVREFYERNKKVNPSVELWVTDAPHVRTLKLHPEEWKVRVGDFLRKHL; encoded by the coding sequence ATGATAGTCGGGCTTCTCCTTGCCCTTTTTCTCCTTGTCCTCGTCTTCTTGGCCTTCGTTGGCTACAAGATGGTCAAGCCGCCCCGCTTCGTGGGCGAGTGGACGCCAAGGGAGCTGGGCTTCGACTACGATGAGGTGACGATCGAGACGAGGGACGGCCTCAGGCTCAGCGGGTGGTGGGTTCCCAACGGCGAAAAAACGGTTATCCCTCTCCACGGATACACGAGGAGCAGGTGGGACGACGTTTACATGAAGCAGACGATGGAGTTCCTTCTCAATGAGGGCTACAGCGTCCTCGTCTTTGACTTCAGGGCGCATGGGAAGAGCGAGGGGAAGTACACCACGGTCGGCGATAGGGAGCTCATCGACGTTCTCTCCGCCATAGACTGGCTCGAGAAGAACCACCCGGAGAAGGCCGGGAGGATAGGCCTCGTCGGCTTCTCGATGGGTGCCGTTGTGACGATAAGGGCCCTAGCCGAGGACGAGCGCGTAGCCTGTGGCGTCGCGGATTCACCGCCGATAGACCTCGACAGGACGGGGGCGCGTGGCTTGAGGTACTTTGCCAGCCTCCCCGAGTGGCTCTACCACCTCGTCAAGCCCTTCACCAAGCTCTTCAGCGGGGCGAGGGAGCTCAACATGCTGGAATACGCTGACAGGGTCAGTAAGCCCCTTCTCCTCATAGCTGGCGAGAAGGACCCCCTCGTGAAGGTTGAAGAGGTTAGGGAGTTCTACGAGAGGAACAAGAAGGTTAACCCCTCCGTCGAGCTCTGGGTCACCGATGCGCCCCACGTCAGGACGCTGAAGCTCCACCCGGAGGAGTGGAAGGTCAGGGTTGGTGACTTCCTCAGGAAGCACCTTTAG
- a CDS encoding MFS transporter produces the protein MKSGGRGFQWGVVLSLALLGFSRSVGWALNKGLSFPLLSSYTESAFVKGTILAIEGLIGLFIPVLLGYYSDTLRSRHGRRRPFIMVGGLMAGVAVLMIYTGYAMGVPLWGFALTLGFFYLSMHVYTAQYRALMPDTVESGHRGKASGVITLLEWAGNLFLFGLAGYLMALAVAETGESEGIKALAQTPYLKIPFIVTAAFLIGAALFVYFIIREPEAPEIEENESLWGYLKSIVENRDFLKFYAAQTLWWMSFEFIAIFLYGILAYILHGSASEENIKAVTSLGLYLMALFNVTVLLGALPGGIIYDRLGRRLSIIVGGVIFALPQIWGWFIHTEAEITIALGIAGIGWGILMAASYPVIGDLLTRFEREAFTGRYYGFFEATRSLPVLLAGTIGGAIVQLAGENYRVLFPIGALLVLLAMPMVWFMKNLEVEGTRGGTE, from the coding sequence ATGAAATCGGGAGGGCGAGGATTTCAATGGGGTGTTGTTTTGAGTCTTGCCCTGCTCGGCTTCAGCAGGAGCGTTGGTTGGGCGCTCAACAAGGGACTGTCCTTCCCGCTCCTCTCGAGCTACACCGAGTCGGCCTTCGTTAAGGGAACGATACTGGCCATCGAGGGCCTTATAGGCCTGTTCATTCCGGTTCTCCTCGGCTATTACAGCGATACCCTCCGCTCCCGCCACGGCAGGAGGAGGCCCTTCATAATGGTCGGTGGCCTGATGGCGGGGGTGGCCGTCCTGATGATATACACCGGCTACGCCATGGGCGTCCCCCTGTGGGGCTTCGCCTTAACCCTGGGCTTCTTCTACCTGTCGATGCACGTCTACACCGCCCAGTACCGCGCCCTCATGCCGGACACCGTTGAGAGCGGCCACAGGGGCAAGGCGAGCGGCGTCATAACCCTCCTCGAGTGGGCCGGCAACCTCTTCCTCTTCGGCCTGGCCGGCTACCTCATGGCATTGGCCGTGGCCGAGACCGGGGAGAGCGAGGGGATTAAGGCCCTGGCCCAGACGCCCTACCTCAAGATACCATTTATTGTCACCGCCGCCTTCCTCATCGGTGCGGCCCTCTTCGTCTACTTCATCATCAGGGAGCCAGAGGCGCCGGAGATAGAGGAGAACGAGAGCCTCTGGGGATACCTCAAGAGCATCGTCGAGAACCGCGACTTCCTCAAGTTCTACGCCGCTCAGACCCTCTGGTGGATGAGCTTCGAGTTCATAGCCATCTTCCTCTACGGCATACTGGCCTACATACTCCACGGCTCCGCGAGCGAGGAGAACATAAAGGCCGTGACATCGCTCGGCCTCTACCTGATGGCCCTCTTCAACGTTACCGTCCTCCTCGGCGCGCTGCCCGGCGGGATAATCTACGACAGGCTCGGCAGGCGCCTCAGCATAATAGTGGGCGGCGTCATCTTCGCCCTGCCCCAGATCTGGGGCTGGTTCATCCACACCGAGGCCGAGATAACCATCGCCCTTGGGATAGCGGGCATTGGCTGGGGTATCCTCATGGCCGCGTCCTACCCGGTCATCGGCGACCTGCTTACCAGGTTCGAGCGCGAGGCCTTCACCGGCCGCTACTACGGCTTCTTCGAGGCCACCCGCTCCCTGCCCGTCCTCTTGGCGGGCACGATAGGCGGCGCCATAGTCCAGCTCGCGGGTGAAAACTACAGGGTGCTCTTCCCGATCGGGGCCTTGCTCGTCCTCCTGGCGATGCCAATGGTGTGGTTCATGAAGAACCTCGAGGTGGAAGGAACCAGGGGGGGAACGGAATGA